One window of Leopardus geoffroyi isolate Oge1 chromosome B3, O.geoffroyi_Oge1_pat1.0, whole genome shotgun sequence genomic DNA carries:
- the LOC123583721 gene encoding endogenous retrovirus group K member 10 Pro protein-like, which translates to MTLQINGKSFTALVDSGADVTIISSKFWPKSWPLSPVSSVFTSAGKATDIQQSIEIFLCKGPEGQAATIQPYVTDIAINLWERDLLSQWGAYMNFPYVSPAATNTMSKMNYNPLKGLGQENGHMEPITAEMRPPYKGLGYPVQN; encoded by the coding sequence ATGACCTTACAAATTAACGGAAAATCATTTACTGCCCTGGTAGACTCAGGAGCTGATGTAACcatcatttcttctaagttttggcCTAAGAGTTGGCCACTTTCACCTGTATCTTCAGTCTTTACCAGTGCAGGAAAAGCTACTGACATCCAACAAAGCATTGAAATTTTTCTATGTAAAGGGCCTGAAGGCCAGGCTGCTACTATCCAGCCTTATGTTACTGATATAGCCATTAATCTGTGGGAAAGAGACCTATTAAGTCAATGGGGAGCATATATGAATTTTCCTTATGTTTCTCCTGCTGCAACCAATACCATGTCCAAAATGAATTATAACCCATTAAAAGGGCTTGGACAAGAAAATGGGCATATGGAGCCAATTACTGCTGAAATGCGGCCTCCTTATAAGGGACTGGGATATCCTGTACAGAATTGA